A stretch of the Musa acuminata AAA Group cultivar baxijiao chromosome BXJ2-7, Cavendish_Baxijiao_AAA, whole genome shotgun sequence genome encodes the following:
- the LOC135617499 gene encoding two-component response regulator ORR5-like, with product MSSPRGGDKEGGRDGERQIHVLAVDDSSVDRAVIAKLLRSSKYRVTAVDSAKKALELLGTEPNVNMIITDYSMPEMTGYELLKRVKESPTLREIPVVIMSSENDPDKINRCLEEGAEDFLLKPVRPSDVSRLCGRMRS from the exons ATGTCGTCGCCGAGAGGAGGAGACAAGGAAGGCGGCCGGGATGGCGAGCGCCAGATCCACGTCTTGGCTGTTGACGACAGCTCCGTCGACCGAGCCGTGATCGCGAAGCTCCTCCGGAGCTCCAAGTACAGAG TGACGGCCGTGGACAGCGCCAAGAAAGCACTGGAGCTCTTGGGAACG GAACCAAATGTCAACATGATTATTACGGATTACTCGATGCCGGAGATGACAGGGTACGAGCTCCTCAAAAGAGTCAAG GAATCGCCAACGCTTAGGGAAATCCCGGTGGTGATCATGTCCTCGGAGAACGACCCCGACAAAATCAACAG ATGTTTGGAGGAAGGAGCGGAGGATTTCTTGCTGAAGCCCGTGCGGCCGTCTGATGTGTCCCGCTTGTGCGGTCGGATGCGCTCGTAG